The following are from one region of the Mixophyes fleayi isolate aMixFle1 chromosome 7, aMixFle1.hap1, whole genome shotgun sequence genome:
- the TNFRSF17 gene encoding tumor necrosis factor receptor superfamily member 17 isoform X2 has translation MILQMAAYCSTSQYYDSLLMSCMPCHLRCPKLPSRCRDPCQGAVSPVIANDSTYVYWILLAFFVLIIPTILVIAIMLKRKQKLHKDSFREASDKIKNNSEHDLKGEDLESALCNEIKIPVAENEEGPMYNNICDKALSDYLFPLPAVEEGAAILVTTKTSAFLNLGPDVRGNAFVEI, from the exons ATGATATTACAAATGGCAGCATATTGTTCCACAAGTCAGTACTATGActctttgctgatgtcttgtatgCCCTGTCATCTTCGCTGTCCAAAATTGCCATCCAGGTGTCGCGACCCCTGTCAAG GTGCTGTTAGTCCAGTGATTGCAAATGACTCAACTTATGTTTATTGGATTTTGCTGGCTTTCTTTGTTCTGATAATACCAACTATATTAGTTATAGCAATTATGCTGAAAAGGAAACAGAAGCTGCATAAAG ATTCTTTTCGTGAGGCCAGTGACAAGATTAAGAATAACTCTGAACACGATTTAAAAGGAGAAGATTTAGAGTCTGCCTTgtgtaatgaaataaaaataccaGTGGCGGAAAATGAGGAAGGTCCAATGTATAACAATATCTGTGACAAGGCTTTATCAGACTACTTGTTTCCCTTGCCGGCTGTGGAGGAAGGAGCTGCTATTCTTGTCACCACAAAAACATCTGCTTTTTTGAACCTTGGCCCAGATGTGAGGGGCAACGCTTTTGTGGAAATATAA
- the TNFRSF17 gene encoding tumor necrosis factor receptor superfamily member 17 isoform X1 produces MILQMAAYCSTSQYYDSLLMSCMPCHLRCPKLPSRCRDPCQVATQSTEVPLTSVLITHETKGAVSPVIANDSTYVYWILLAFFVLIIPTILVIAIMLKRKQKLHKDSFREASDKIKNNSEHDLKGEDLESALCNEIKIPVAENEEGPMYNNICDKALSDYLFPLPAVEEGAAILVTTKTSAFLNLGPDVRGNAFVEI; encoded by the exons ATGATATTACAAATGGCAGCATATTGTTCCACAAGTCAGTACTATGActctttgctgatgtcttgtatgCCCTGTCATCTTCGCTGTCCAAAATTGCCATCCAGGTGTCGCGACCCCTGTCAAG tggcaacacAATCCACAGAGGTCCCACTCACGAGTGTTTTGATCACACATGAAACTAAAG GTGCTGTTAGTCCAGTGATTGCAAATGACTCAACTTATGTTTATTGGATTTTGCTGGCTTTCTTTGTTCTGATAATACCAACTATATTAGTTATAGCAATTATGCTGAAAAGGAAACAGAAGCTGCATAAAG ATTCTTTTCGTGAGGCCAGTGACAAGATTAAGAATAACTCTGAACACGATTTAAAAGGAGAAGATTTAGAGTCTGCCTTgtgtaatgaaataaaaataccaGTGGCGGAAAATGAGGAAGGTCCAATGTATAACAATATCTGTGACAAGGCTTTATCAGACTACTTGTTTCCCTTGCCGGCTGTGGAGGAAGGAGCTGCTATTCTTGTCACCACAAAAACATCTGCTTTTTTGAACCTTGGCCCAGATGTGAGGGGCAACGCTTTTGTGGAAATATAA